DNA from Scheffersomyces stipitis CBS 6054 chromosome 1, whole genome shotgun sequence:
GACAAGGCTTCCTATAAGTTCAATCATACCATGATCCGTGTTAAGGACCCAAAGAAGTCGCTCGATTTCTACAGAAACGTCTTGGGCTTCAAGTTATTGTCTACTTCTGAATTCCCAGAGGCCAAGTTTACACTCTATTTCCTTGGATTCGAACACGATCCAAGCTACACTGAGAACTCCGAAACCAAGCCTAACCAATTCTACAGAGAAGGTATTGTTGAATTGACCCACAACTGGGGTACTGAATCCGATCCTGAGTTCAAGGGCTACCACAACGGTAACAGCACCGAAAACGGCGCTATTCAAGGCTACGGCCACACCTGTGTCAGTTGCAAGGATCCAGCTACATTCTGTAagcaaattgaagaagaatacgGCGACAAAGCTGATTGGTCTTTGAAGTGGGACCAAGGtaatatcaagaagatcgCTTTTATCAGAGACCCAGATGGATACTCTGTTGAGATTTTGGGCCACGACTTGTTTGCAGACCAATAACTATCCCTGAGCCATTTGTAAGGAAttaagttgaacaaatgaCCATTATGCTTTTTAAAATGGT
Protein-coding regions in this window:
- the GLO1 gene encoding glyoxalase I (glyoxalase I [KO:K01759]); translation: MPSFDNSFLMNHTCLRIKDPKVSIPFYTENFGFKLVNTFKFETFTLYMLGYETEENKHLNWSARPGILELCHNHGVENDPEYKLNHGNGTEFRGFGHICVTVDNIEVAEKELLAKDVKFQKKLSDGRQKNIAFALDPNGYWIELVENGINKKDATSDKASYKFNHTMIRVKDPKKSLDFYRNVLGFKLLSTSEFPEAKFTLYFLGFEHDPSYTENSETKPNQFYREGIVELTHNWGTESDPEFKGYHNGNSTENGAIQGYGHTCVSCKDPATFCKQIEEEYGDKADWSLKWDQGNIKKIAFIRDPDGYSVEILGHDLFADQ